The stretch of DNA tcatttttttttgcaacaaatGGGGAATTTCAGCCCCAAATTTTACATTTACAGGACACAAAATTGGGGTTTTCAGGAGAAACAGAGCTGAGTCCCAAAGCTGGGTGGTTTAACCCTGAAATCAGGCAGTTTGACCCAAAATTGCTAAATTCAGTCCCAGATTGGGGCTTTCAGACACCCAACAGAGAATTTTCACTTTAATAACAGCACTCGGATATTTTTTGGTCCGAAATTCTCGTTTTTGGGATGCAAATGagtatttttattccaaatttgGCATTTTCAGCCCCAAAACGGAAGGTTTTCAGcccaaaattgggattttcAGCCGGGAATTTCTATTATCGACCCCAAAAATCGGATGTTTCATCTCAGAATTACAAATTTCAACCCAAAACTGGCAATCTACACCCAAAGTTAGGACTTCTAACCCAAAATTACGAGGttgaatctgaatttttttatcaAGGTAAAGGTGAAAATTTCCATTCTGAAACGGGAAATCTGCAGCCTAAAATTGGGGATTTTGTACCAAAACCCAGGAATTTGCTCCCCTAAACTGGGAGATTTTCAGCCCCGCATTTTCAACCcccaaaatgagaatttttggTCTCCTCACCTCAGCTTTGGGCTCAGATCCGCGGGGTTTGGGTCTGAGCTGGGCGTTTTTCATCTCCCGCCGCGTCTCCGACCCCAAATCCGACGTTTTCGGCCCCAAATCTCCGCGCTGGGGTCGGACCCTCCCCATTTCCGCTGCTCTGGGGTCCCCCCAAATCcggggggaaatttggggggggtccccggggtggggggaagggtCCCAGGGACTCCTCAGGGTGCCCCAAAATGGGGGGGGCAGTGGGAGGCCCTCAGGGGGTCCCCAagtttggggaggggtctcagaGCCCCAttggggggggggtcagtgggggtccccaaaattggggaggggtctcagaGCCCCGCGGGGGGGTCAgtgggggtccccaaaattggggaggggtctcagaGCCCCGCGGGGGGGTCAgtgggggtccccaaaattggggaggggtctcagaGCCCCATGGGGGGGGGTCAgtgggggtccccaaaattggggaggggtctcagaGCCCCATGGGGGGGCGTCAGTGGGGGTCCCCAgaattggggaggggtctcagaGCCACATGGGGGGGTCGGTGGGGGTCCCCCAGgttggggaggggtctcagaGCCCCATGGGGGCGTCAGTGGGGGTCCCCCAGgttggggaggggtcccagggcCCCGCGGGGGGGTCAGTGGGGGTCCCCCAGgttggggaggggtcccagggcCCCGCGGGGGGGCAGCTCCAGCGCCGTGTCCAGGCTGAAGTCGGGGGGCTGCCGGGGCCCCCccgcgggcgggggcggggtCAGCTCCTGGGGCCCGAAGAAGAAGGGGtgcagcagggcctggggggagggggggggtcaGCGGggccaggacccccccccccccaaaaatggggggaggggaggggccTGAGTGACCGCCCCCACTGAGGGTCTGGGGGCCATCAGtccctgagacccccccaaacacacctgggacccccaaaaacacacctgggacccccaaaaacacacctgggacccccaaaaacacACCTGAGACCCCCCTAAAACACACCTGGGACCTCCCCAAACACACCTGGgcccccccccaaatcctccccagccccctggGACGCCCagacacccccagacccccccaagCCTCCCCAGGGCTCTCACCTGGCGGGCCCAGGGGCGGAGCCTCACCTGGAacctgagcagggctgagctgaggctccagcagggacccccccagggccccccaaattccctccaggaccccccaggaccccccagattccccccagccctcacctggTGAGCTTGGGGGGGGAGGTGAGAGCAGTACCTGAGCAGGTGCTGCAGTGGAGCCACTTGGGGCTCCATCAGGGGttccccagcccccccagttctcccagtttcccccagttctcccagtttctcccagtccccccagtccctccagtccccccagttccccAGTAGCCCACCTGATGTGCCCGTGGCTGCaggtgcagcagctccatcatGGGTaccccagttctcccagttccccagtccccccagttctcccagtccccccagtccctccagttcccccagttctcccagttctcccagccccccccagtgtccccagttcccccagtccccccagtccctccagttcccccagttctcgcagtccccccagtccctccagtTCCCAGTGTTCCCCAGTTCCCCCGAgttcccccagttcccccaaTTCTCCCAGttccccagttcccccagtccccccagttccccAGTAGCCCACCTGGTGTGCCCATGGCCGCAGGTGCGGGTTGTACCACAGGTCCAGCAGGGCCATCGTGGGTaccccagttcccccagttctcccagtccccccagttccccattccccccagttccccagtgttccccattccccccagttccccagcccccccagttccccagtccccccagtccccccagttcccccagtaGCCCACCTGGTGTGCCCATGGCCGCAGGTGCGGGTTGTACCACAGGTCCAGCAGGGCCATCGTGGGTaccccagttcccccagttctcccagtccccccagttccccattccccccagttccccagtgttccccattccccccagttccccagcccccccagttccccagttcccccagtccccccagttccccAGTAGCCCACCTGGTGTGCCCGTGGCCGCAGGCGCGGGCGGTAGCGCAGCAGCCGCTGCAGCAGGTCCAGCGCGGCCGCGTCGGCGCCcggcaccagcagctgcagcgGCCGCGGCGCCCGCGGGCGGAACCGCAGCTTGGGGAAATCCGGCAGCTCggacagctcctgcaggacgggaaccagtacggaccagtgtggaccagtatggaccagtataaaccagtacagaccaCTATAGACCAGCATGGACCAGTGCTGCCCAGTATGGACCCACACGTGGAACCAGAGCTTGGGGAAATccggcagctcctgcaggacaggaaccagtacggaccagtataaaccagtatggaccagtataagCCAGTATGGACCAGTGCAGGTTAGTATGgccagtacggaccagtataaaccagtacagaccagtataaaccagtatggaccagtatggcCCAGTACAGGCCAGTATGGCCAGTACGGACCActataaaccagtatggaccagtatagaccagtatggaTCAGTGTAGgccagtacagaccagtataaaTCAGTATGGACCAGTAAGGACCGGTATGGACCAGAATAAACCAGTATGGACTAGGATGGACCAGGATGGACCAGAATGGGCCAGTAGAAACCAGTATGGACCAAAAGAAACCACTGTGGACTAATATGGgccagtataaaccagtatggaccggtatagaccagtataaaccagtgcAGGCCAGTACGGGCCACTGCAGACCGttatggaccagtatggaccagtatgggaCAGTGTAAACCAGCGCGGACCAGTGCCCTTCCACCcagtcccagtgctcccagtgccctcccatcctgtcccagtccctccagtccctcccagtccctccagtccctcccagtgctcccagtgccctcccaccctgtcccagtccctcccagtccctcccagtgctcccagtgccctcccaccctgtcccagtccctcccagtccctcccagtgctcccagtgccctcccaccctgtcccagtccctcccagtccctcccagtgctcccagtgccctcccaccctgtcccagtccctcccagtgctcccagtaccgGCCAGTCCCGCGGGCTGGGCGTGCCCAGCGCCCGCAGCACGCAGCAGAGCTGCTCGATGTCGTTCTCCCCCGGGAACAGCGGCGACAGCGTCAGCAGCTCCCCGAAAATGCAGCCCACGGCCCtggggggcaccccaaaatcccagcggggaccccaaaccccagggaacccccctggatcccaggggacaccccaaaactcagtgggacaccccaaaatcccagtgggacaccccaaaatcccaggggGACACCCGGAATTACAGGGTGGGGCAATGGGGGGGCATCTACAAAACTCAAAGGGGGTACCCCAAGATGAAGCAGGGCTGGACAAGGGCTGAGTGGGGACCCCAAGACCCTGGTaaggaccccaaaaaccccggggggtgtccccaaaatcccgggggGAGCCCCCCAGGAGCGGGCACTCACCACAGGTCCACGCCCTCGTCGTAGTGCCGGGCGCCGTAGAGCAGCTCGGGGGCTCGGTACCACCTGGAAaaggggggtcaggggggggTCCTCGGCTTTTGGGGGGACACCCCGACgtgctggggggggggacaccccaaaatccggTACCTGGTGGCCACCTGGTGGCTGTAGGGGCGCCCCGGGGTGGGGCCCAGCACCCGCGCCAGCCCAAAATCAGCCAGCTTGAGGTGGCCGGCGCTGTCCAGCAGCAGATTGGCCGGTTTGAGgtcctgcaccccaaaaacgggCTCGGGGGGGGGGCCCCCAACACTCGGGGTACCCCCCCAGACCAGGAACACCCCCAGACTGTGGGTCCCCACCCAGGCATTGGGGTGCCCCCCCTCGATTTTGGGCTGCCCCCAACACCCGCGGCCCCCCCTGCAGATATTGGGGTCCCCCCAGGTGCCCACcccggttttggggtgtcctggagCTGTCTGagcctccccccacccccgaaTTTGGGGTCCCCCACTGCCTGGTTGCACCCCAGccagttttggggtgtccaTGTGGTGTGGGAGGTGTTGCTGGTGCCTCCCCTCCAGTTTCAGGgttccccccatttttggggtcctcccttattttggggtccctcccccAGTG from Vidua chalybeata isolate OUT-0048 chromosome 32, bVidCha1 merged haplotype, whole genome shotgun sequence encodes:
- the LOC128801892 gene encoding cyclin-dependent kinase 20-like isoform X6, which codes for MTTRCRGRRAGHCGPVEVRLRPTMPRGTSMEQYLVLGRIGEGAHGVVFKAKHRETGELVALKKVPLRRPEDGVPPQTLREIKALREMEPHPHVIRLRAAFAQGPAVVLALELLVGDLGGLLRAAPAPLPPARVRALLAMTLRGLAHVHGQRLLHRVVPSPRAALRRPALRRGRGPVELSELPDFPKLRFRPRAPRPLQLLVPGADAAALDLLQRLLRYRPRLRPRAHQVPGEAPPLGPPGPAAPLLLRAPGADPAPARGGAPAAPRLQPGHGAGAAPPRGPGTPPQPGGPPLTPPRGPGTPPQPGGPPLTPPWGSETPPQPGGPPPTPPCGSETPPQFWGPPLTPPHGALRPLPNFGDPH
- the LOC128801892 gene encoding translation initiation factor IF-2-like isoform X4, with protein sequence MTTRCRGRRAGHCGPVEVRLRPTMPRGTSMEQYLVLGRIGEGAHGVVFKAKHRETGELVALKKVPLRRPEDGVPPQTLREIKALREMEPHPHVIRLRAAFAQGPAVVLALELLVGDLGGLLRAAPAPLPPARVRALLAMTLRGLAHVHGQRLLHRVVPSPRAALRRPALRRGRGPVGRGLHFRGAADAVAAVPGGERHRAALLRAAGAGHAQPAGLAGAVRAAGFPQAAVPPAGAAAAAAAGAGRRRGRAGPAAAAAALPPAPAATGTPGPAAPLLLRAPGADPAPARGGAPAAPRLQPGHGAGAAPPRGPGTPPQPGGPPLTPPRGPGTPPQPGGPPLTPPWGSETPPQPGGPPPTPPCGSETPPQFWGPPLTPPHGALRPLPNFGDPH
- the LOC128801892 gene encoding cyclin-dependent kinase 20-like isoform X2, with product MTTRCRGRRAGHCGPVEVRLRPTMPRGTSMEQYLVLGRIGEGAHGVVFKAKHRETGELVALKKVPLRRPEDGVPPQTLREIKALREMEPHPHVIRLRAAFAQGPAVVLALELLVGDLGGLLRAAPAPLPPARVRALLAMTLRGLAHVHGQRLLHRDLKPANLLLDSAGHLKLADFGLARVLGPTPGRPYSHQVATRWYRAPELLYGARHYDEGVDLWAVGCIFGELLTLSPLFPGENDIEQLCCVLRALGTPSPRDWPELSELPDFPKLRFRPRAPRPLQLLVPGADAAALDLLQRLLRYRPRLRPRAHQVPGEAPPLGPPGPAAPLLLRAPGADPAPARGGAPAAPRLQPGHGAGAAPPRGPGTPPQPGGPPLTPPRGPGTPPQPGGPPLTPPWGSETPPQPGGPPPTPPCGSETPPQFWGPPLTPPHGALRPLPNFGDPH
- the LOC128801892 gene encoding cyclin-dependent kinase 20-like isoform X1, with the protein product MTTRCRGRRAGHCGPVEVRLRPTMPRGTSMEQYLVLGRIGEGAHGVVFKAKHRETGELVALKKVPLRRPEDGVPPQTLREIKALREMEPHPHVIRLRAAFAQGPAVVLALELLVGDLGGLLRAAPAPLPPARVRALLAMTLRGLAHVHGQRLLHRDLKPANLLLDSAGHLKLADFGLARVLGPTPGRPYSHQVATRWYRAPELLYGARHYDEGVDLWAVGCIFGELLTLSPLFPGENDIEQLCCVLRALGTPSPRDWPELPDFPKLWFHVWVHTGQHWSMLVYSGLYWFILVHTGPHWSVLVPVLQELSELPDFPKLRFRPRAPRPLQLLVPGADAAALDLLQRLLRYRPRLRPRAHQVPGEAPPLGPPGPAAPLLLRAPGADPAPARGGAPAAPRLQPGHGAGAAPPRGPGTPPQPGGPPLTPPRGPGTPPQPGGPPLTPPWGSETPPQPGGPPPTPPCGSETPPQFWGPPLTPPHGALRPLPNFGDPH
- the LOC128801892 gene encoding cyclin-dependent kinase 20-like isoform X7; the encoded protein is MTTRCRGRRAGHCGPVEVRLRPTMPRGTSMEQYLVLGRIGEGAHGVVFKAKHRETGELVALKKVPLRRPEDGVPPQTLREIKALREMEPHPHVIRLRAAFAQGPAVVLALELLVGDLGGLLRAAPAPLPPARVRALLAMTLRGLAHVHGQRLLHRDLKPANLLLDSAGHLKLADFGLARVLGPTPGRPYSHQVATRWYRAPELLYGARHYDEGVDLWSCPSCRISPSCGSARGRRGRCSCWCRAPTRPRWTCCSGCCATARACGHGHTRFQVRLRPWARQALLHPFFFGPQELTPPPPAGGPRQPPDFSLDTALELPPRGALGPLPNLGDPH
- the LOC128801892 gene encoding cyclin-dependent kinase 20-like isoform X5, with amino-acid sequence MTTRCRGRRAGHCGPVEVRLRPTMPRGTSMEQYLVLGRIGEGAHGVVFKAKHRETGELVALKKVPLRRPEDGVPPQTLREIKALREMEPHPHVIRLRAAFAQGPAVVLALELLVGDLGGLLRAAPAPLPPARVRALLAMTLRGLAHVHGQRLLHRDLKPANLLLDSAGHLKLADFGLARVLGPTPGRPYSHQVATRWYRAPELLYGARHYDEGVDLWAVGCIFGELLTLSPLFPGENDIEQLCCVLRALGTPSPRDWPELSELPDFPKLRFRPRAPRPLQLLVPGADAAALDLLQRLLRYRPRLRPRAHQALLHPFFFGPQELTPPPPAGGPRQPPDFSLDTALELPPRGALGPLPNLGDPH
- the LOC128801892 gene encoding cyclin-dependent kinase 20-like isoform X3, yielding MTTRCRGRRAGHCGPVEVRLRPTMPRGTSMEQYLVLGRIGEGAHGVVFKAKHRETGELVALKKVPLRRPEDGVPPQTLREIKALREMEPHPHVIRLRAAFAQGPAVVLALELLVGDLGGLLRAAPAPLPPARVRALLAMTLRGLAHVHGQRLLHRDLKPANLLLDSAGHLKLADFGLARVLGPTPGRPYSHQVATRWYRAPELLYGARHYDEGVDLWAVGCIFGELLTLSPLFPGENDIEQLCCVLRALGTPSPRDWPELPDFPKLWFHVWVHTGQHWSMLVYSGLYWFILVHTGPHWSVLVPVLQELSELPDFPKLRFRPRAPRPLQLLVPGADAAALDLLQRLLRYRPRLRPRAHQALLHPFFFGPQELTPPPPAGGPRQPPDFSLDTALELPPRGALGPLPNLGDPH